From a region of the Budorcas taxicolor isolate Tak-1 chromosome 9, Takin1.1, whole genome shotgun sequence genome:
- the MARCKS gene encoding myristoylated alanine-rich C-kinase substrate: protein MGAQFSKTAAKGEATAERPGEAAVASSPSKANGQENGHVKVNGDASPAAAEPGAKEELQANGSAPAADKEEPAAAGSGAASPAAAEKDEPAAAAPDAGVSPVEKEGPVEGEAAEPGSPTAAEGEAASAASSTSSPKAEDGATPSPSNETPKKKKKRFSFKKSFKLSGFSFKKNKKEAGEGGEAEGAAGASAEGGKDEASGGAAAAAGEAGAAPGEPTAAPGEEAAAGEEGAAGGDPQEAKPEEAAVAPEKPPASEEAKAVEEPSKAEEKAEEAGASAAACEAPSAAGPGVPPEQEAAPAEEAAAAPASSACAAPSQEAQPECSPEAPPAEAAE from the exons ATGGGTGCCCAGTTCTCCAAGACCGCCGCGAAGGGAGAAGCCACCGCGGAGAGGCCCGGCGAGGCGGCTGTGGCCTCGTCGCCTTCTAAAGCGAATGGGCAG GAAAATGGCCACGTGAAGGTAAACGGCGACGCTTCTCCCGCGGCCGCCGAGCCCGGCGCCAAGGAGGAGCTGCAGGCCAACGGCAGCGCCCCGGCTGCCGACAAGGAGGAGCCCGCGGCCGCCGGGAGCGGGGCGGCGTCGCCCGCCGCGGCCGAGAAAGATGAGCCGGCCGCCGCTGCCCCCGACGCCGGGGTCAGCCCCGTGGAGAAGGAGGGCCCCGTGGAGGGCGAGGCCGCCGAGCCCGGCTCACCCACGGCCGCCGAGGGGGAGGCCGCGTCTGCCGCCTCCTCGACGTCTTCGCCGAAGGCTGAGGACGGGGCCACACCCTCGCCCAGCAACGAGAccccgaaaaaaaaaaagaagcgcTTTTCCTTCAAGAAGTCTTTCAAGCTGAGCGGCTTCTCCTTCAAGAAGAACaagaaggaggcaggagagggcggTGAGGCCGAAGGGGCCGCCGGCGCCTCCGCCGAAGGCGGCAAGGACGAGGCCTCTGGGGGCGCCGCTGCGGCCGCCGGCGAGGCGGGTGCGGCCCCCGGGGAGCCGACAGCGGCGCCAGGCGAGGAGGCGGCCGCGGGCGaggagggggcggcggggggcgacCCGCAGGAGGCCAAGCCCGAGGAGGCTGCCGTCGCGCCCGAGAAGCCGCCCGCCAGCGAGGAGGCTAAGGCCGTCGAGGAGCCCAGCAAGGCTGAGGAGAAGGCAGAAGAGGCCGGGGCCAGCGCGGCCGCCTGCGAGGCGCCCTCGGCTGCCGGGCCCGGCGTGCCCCCGGAGCAGGAGGCGGCCCCCGCGGAGGAGGCGGCGGCTGCCCCGGCGTCGTCAGCCTGCGCAGCCCCCTCACAGGAGGCCCAGCCCGAGTGCAGTCCAGAAGCGCCCCCAGCGGAGGCAGCCGAGTAA